Proteins encoded by one window of Deinococcus sp. KSM4-11:
- a CDS encoding glycine betaine ABC transporter substrate-binding protein — translation MKSLLFLTLAIMASSAAAKPIVVGSKLDPEAQILGQMILLTLKNAGLDVTDKTNLGDTGVNRKAILAGEIDVYPEYTGNAVYLFPAAKIGAKQAGNPGTIYGLARQLDAKNGITWLKPANVNNTWVIAVPQALATSAKLSSVADLATYLKGGGTFKIAGSPEFFNRPDTMPAFEAAYGFKLTAAQKLELAGATPPQTQQAAASGTNGVNAAMAYGTDGTLSALKLVALKDPKGAQAVYQPAPIIRTDTLKANPQIADLLNKTFAGLSAPIMQGLNAKVALEGRTAQDVATEYLKSKGLIK, via the coding sequence ATGAAGAGCCTTTTATTCCTCACCTTAGCGATCATGGCCAGCAGCGCCGCCGCCAAGCCCATCGTCGTCGGCAGCAAACTCGACCCCGAAGCCCAGATCCTCGGCCAGATGATCCTCCTCACCCTCAAGAATGCCGGCCTCGACGTCACCGACAAGACCAACCTCGGCGACACCGGGGTTAACCGCAAGGCCATCCTCGCCGGCGAGATCGACGTCTACCCCGAATACACCGGCAACGCCGTCTACCTCTTCCCCGCCGCCAAGATCGGCGCCAAGCAGGCCGGCAACCCCGGCACCATCTACGGCCTCGCCCGCCAGCTCGACGCCAAGAACGGCATCACCTGGCTCAAGCCCGCCAACGTCAACAACACCTGGGTCATCGCCGTTCCCCAGGCCCTGGCCACCAGCGCCAAACTCTCCAGCGTCGCCGACCTCGCCACCTACCTCAAGGGCGGCGGCACGTTCAAGATCGCCGGCAGCCCCGAGTTCTTCAACCGTCCCGACACCATGCCCGCGTTCGAAGCTGCCTACGGCTTCAAACTCACGGCCGCCCAGAAACTGGAACTGGCCGGCGCCACGCCCCCCCAGACCCAGCAGGCGGCGGCGAGCGGCACGAACGGCGTGAACGCCGCCATGGCCTACGGCACGGACGGCACCCTGAGTGCCTTGAAGCTAGTGGCGCTGAAGGATCCGAAGGGCGCGCAGGCGGTATACCAGCCGGCACCGATCATTCGGACGGACACCCTGAAGGCCAATCCGCAGATCGCGGACTTGCTGAACAAGACCTTCGCGGGCCTGAGTGCACCGATCATGCAGGGCCTGAATGCCAAGGTGGCCCTGGAGGGCCGCACCGCCCAGGATGTCGCCACCGAATACCTCAAATCCAAGGGACTCATCAAGTGA
- a CDS encoding HU family DNA-binding protein — protein MAKASKPAAKKPVAKAAPKRTSAASSKIAKTQIIDMVADKTSLNKKQAGEAVATMLDAIVGALRGGQSVGLPGLGTLSVAHTAARTGVRPGTSQKITIPAGKKVRFKVASTLKGTL, from the coding sequence ATGGCCAAAGCCAGCAAGCCCGCCGCGAAGAAGCCCGTCGCCAAAGCCGCCCCGAAACGCACCAGCGCTGCCAGCAGCAAGATCGCCAAAACCCAGATCATCGACATGGTCGCCGACAAAACCAGCCTGAACAAGAAACAGGCCGGCGAAGCGGTCGCCACGATGCTGGACGCGATCGTCGGGGCGCTCAGGGGCGGCCAGAGCGTCGGACTCCCAGGTCTCGGAACCCTGAGCGTGGCACACACGGCCGCGCGCACCGGGGTTCGGCCCGGCACCAGCCAGAAGATCACCATTCCTGCCGGCAAGAAGGTGCGCTTCAAGGTCGCCAGTACCCTCAAGGGCACCCTCTAG
- a CDS encoding glycerol-3-phosphate acyltransferase, producing the protein MPALLFVAVASYLLGSLVAGVLYSRARGEDIRGRDLPGGSGTYRQYGVGAAILVTAFDILKGVLAAGLALHFTPQATWVAMLGVVLGHCYPLYFRFRGGGGIAPLLGALLVVAPITLAGMLGTALILIPLYRATLQASVKLNAVPFATAIAVPVGLLLATRYGGLPDLLAGGGAMAVRAGHLLARPSPRPVPEPGAEAERP; encoded by the coding sequence ATGCCCGCCCTGCTGTTCGTCGCCGTCGCGTCCTACCTCCTCGGATCGCTGGTGGCGGGCGTGTTGTACTCCCGCGCGCGCGGCGAGGACATCCGGGGCCGTGACCTGCCCGGCGGCAGCGGCACCTACCGCCAGTACGGCGTGGGCGCCGCCATCCTGGTCACGGCGTTCGACATCCTCAAGGGCGTGCTGGCCGCCGGGCTGGCCCTGCACTTCACGCCGCAGGCCACCTGGGTCGCCATGCTGGGGGTCGTCCTGGGGCACTGCTACCCGCTGTACTTCCGGTTCCGGGGCGGTGGCGGGATCGCGCCTCTGCTGGGCGCACTGCTGGTCGTGGCGCCCATTACGCTGGCCGGCATGCTCGGCACCGCCCTGATCCTGATTCCGCTGTACAGGGCGACCCTGCAAGCCAGCGTGAAGCTGAACGCTGTGCCCTTTGCCACGGCCATCGCCGTGCCGGTCGGCCTGTTGCTCGCCACGCGCTACGGCGGCCTGCCGGATCTGCTCGCCGGGGGAGGGGCCATGGCCGTGCGGGCCGGGCAC
- a CDS encoding HesA/MoeB/ThiF family protein, translating into MSGTEHTGALSRAELRRYSRPLLVPEWLDAGAQERVRAATVLVVGAGGLGSPIIAQLAGAGVGTLVICEGDRVELSNLHRQTLYSVADVGRAKADVAAARAQAINPYVRVRVVPPLSGDNADALVAAADLVIDATDNFEARYAIADACRRVGREWVWGAAAGTSGMLSVFGPDVGLRDVFPEPGDAESCAEAGILGPLPNVVGGMMVLEALKVLGGVGEPLRGRLWTLDALSGRVRTLSLRTPVDTSD; encoded by the coding sequence ATGTCTGGAACGGAGCACACCGGGGCGCTGTCCCGCGCGGAACTGCGGCGCTACTCGCGGCCCCTGCTGGTGCCGGAGTGGCTGGATGCGGGCGCGCAGGAGCGCGTGCGGGCGGCCACGGTGCTGGTGGTCGGGGCGGGCGGCCTGGGCAGTCCGATCATCGCGCAGCTCGCGGGCGCCGGCGTGGGCACGCTGGTGATCTGCGAGGGCGACCGGGTCGAGTTGAGCAACCTGCACCGGCAGACCCTGTACTCGGTGGCGGACGTGGGCCGCGCGAAGGCCGATGTGGCGGCGGCGCGGGCTCAGGCGATCAATCCGTACGTGCGGGTGCGGGTGGTGCCGCCGCTCTCCGGGGACAACGCGGACGCCCTGGTGGCCGCAGCAGACCTGGTGATCGACGCGACCGACAATTTCGAGGCGCGTTATGCCATCGCCGATGCCTGTAGGCGGGTCGGCCGCGAGTGGGTGTGGGGCGCGGCGGCCGGAACGAGCGGCATGCTCAGCGTGTTCGGGCCGGACGTGGGCCTGCGAGACGTGTTTCCCGAACCGGGGGACGCGGAGTCCTGTGCTGAGGCGGGGATCCTGGGGCCGCTGCCGAACGTGGTGGGGGGAATGATGGTCCTAGAGGCGTTGAAGGTGCTTGGAGGGGTGGGCGAGCCCCTGCGTGGGCGGCTCTGGACACTGGACGCGCTGTCCGGGCGGGTACGGACACTGTCGCTGCGGACTCCGGTTGACACGTCGGATTAA
- a CDS encoding ABC transporter permease, translated as MASAPSSARADVQAVVWLGSAAMLVASALPWVLLRPNRLAPGEYLRLPTPWLVAALLVALLPALMARRARSMVWLAAGAALVLGVWLLGDRTHAALIAQAPFARASAASGLWLYLLGAAIAVYGARQAAGTRRAQLLTWTWLLPVALLVLFGQLSSWSVLVEGRNEGPRWVQELGQHLRLVGSALGLALLIGAPLAVWAAGRERVAGAVLGLANAVQTIPSLALLGLLIAPLSALSHALPVLRQWGISGIGVAPALTAMTLYALLPVLRNGVVALRGVPPGAVDAARGMGMTGSQRFWRVQLPLALPVWLAGVRQAAVLLVGVAAVAALIGAGGLGTYIFKGLQSAAADLILLGAVPAAVLAIIVDALLRGLEQLLGRRLGSVA; from the coding sequence GTGGCCTCCGCCCCCTCGTCTGCCCGCGCGGACGTGCAGGCGGTGGTGTGGCTGGGCAGCGCCGCCATGCTGGTCGCGAGCGCCCTGCCCTGGGTGCTGCTGCGGCCCAACCGCCTGGCCCCCGGCGAGTATCTGCGGCTGCCCACGCCCTGGCTGGTGGCTGCACTCCTAGTTGCCCTCCTGCCCGCCCTGATGGCCCGACGGGCCCGGAGCATGGTGTGGCTCGCGGCGGGCGCTGCGCTGGTGCTGGGTGTGTGGCTGCTCGGCGACCGGACGCACGCCGCCCTGATCGCACAGGCCCCGTTTGCACGGGCCAGCGCCGCAAGCGGCCTGTGGCTGTACCTGCTCGGGGCGGCCATTGCTGTGTACGGGGCCAGGCAGGCCGCGGGTACCCGGCGTGCCCAGCTGCTGACCTGGACGTGGCTGCTCCCGGTCGCGCTGCTGGTCTTGTTCGGTCAGCTGTCGAGCTGGTCCGTGCTGGTCGAGGGCCGCAACGAGGGGCCGCGCTGGGTGCAGGAGCTCGGGCAACACCTGCGGCTGGTGGGCAGCGCGCTGGGGCTGGCCCTGCTGATCGGCGCGCCGCTGGCCGTGTGGGCGGCCGGGCGCGAGCGGGTGGCCGGCGCGGTGCTGGGGCTGGCGAACGCTGTGCAGACCATTCCCAGCCTCGCCCTGCTGGGCCTGCTGATCGCGCCGCTGTCCGCCCTATCTCACGCGCTTCCGGTGCTGCGCCAGTGGGGAATCAGCGGGATCGGGGTGGCTCCGGCCTTGACGGCCATGACCCTGTACGCGCTGCTGCCAGTGCTCCGAAACGGCGTGGTTGCACTGCGGGGCGTGCCGCCCGGCGCGGTCGATGCGGCGCGCGGCATGGGCATGACGGGCAGCCAGCGGTTCTGGCGCGTGCAGCTCCCGCTGGCCCTGCCCGTGTGGCTGGCCGGCGTGCGGCAGGCCGCCGTGCTGCTGGTCGGCGTGGCCGCCGTGGCCGCCCTGATCGGCGCGGGCGGCCTGGGCACGTACATCTTCAAGGGCCTGCAGAGCGCGGCGGCCGACCT